The proteins below are encoded in one region of Veillonellales bacterium:
- a CDS encoding acetyltransferase: protein MKNLLIIGAGGCGREVFQWAKDIQSEKQIWNSIRFLDDDPQMLNSFELQEAMAGTIKGYQPCAGDEIICAIGDPVTRLALCNDFKRKGAIFANVIHPTVIIADDSRIGTGVIICPRTIISTNVQIGDFVLINTFCVAGHDVTIEQSCTLSAQCDLMGGAYLEEAVFLGSGARIFPGMRVGKQSRIGAGSVVIRNVPSNVSVFGNPAKQIY from the coding sequence GTGAAAAATTTATTGATTATTGGTGCAGGGGGGTGTGGCCGGGAAGTTTTTCAGTGGGCCAAAGACATTCAAAGCGAGAAACAAATCTGGAATTCCATCCGCTTTTTGGATGATGATCCGCAGATGTTAAACAGCTTTGAACTGCAAGAGGCCATGGCGGGGACGATTAAGGGCTATCAGCCCTGTGCCGGTGATGAGATTATTTGTGCTATCGGCGATCCGGTTACTCGACTTGCACTATGTAACGATTTTAAGAGAAAAGGGGCAATTTTTGCGAATGTAATTCATCCAACCGTGATTATAGCGGATGATTCCCGCATTGGCACAGGTGTGATTATTTGTCCGAGAACGATCATTTCAACTAACGTTCAAATCGGTGATTTTGTTTTAATCAATACGTTTTGTGTGGCGGGACACGACGTTACAATAGAACAAAGCTGTACATTGAGTGCTCAGTGTGACTTGATGGGAGGTGCTTACTTGGAGGAGGCAGTTTTTCTGGGAAGCGGAGCCAGGATATTTCCCGGCATGCGTGTGGGCAAACAATCTAGAATTGGCGCGGGAAGTGTGGTAATCCGGAATGTCCCGTCCAATGTCAGCGTCTTTGGTAACCCGGCTAAACAAATTTATTAA